Genomic window (Methanococcus voltae):
CAATAAAAAACTTTAATATATCTAATATTGGTTATGGTGTTAGAATCGAAGGTTCTGAGGATACTACACTTATTAATAATACTATAAGTTCAAATTACCGTAATGTCCGTATAGTGTCTTCAAAAAATTCAACCCTTATCAACAATACGGTAAATTTAGGTACTAATGGAGGTATATCAATAGAAGATTCACCTAATACCAGTATTATAGATAATAACGTAATTTCAAACAGCGATTGGGGTATATCCATATCTGGAACTTCTGATGATTTGAATATCTTAAATAATAATGTAAGTTCAAATGGATATGGTATTAAATTGCAAAACCTACATAATGCAAATATTACGAATAATACTATACTTTTAAATCAAAATCCAGGTATTGACTTATATCGAGTGTATAATTTAAATATTACAGACAATACTATAAATTTAAATAAAGATAGTGGTATTGTTATTGCTGAAATAACGAATATATCCATTATAAAAAATACTATAAATTCAAATACAGTCGATGGTATTCATATGTACCAGGTAATCGACACAATTATTATTGCAGACAATACTATAAATTTAAATAAAGATAATGGTATTTACTTACAAAGTTTGGATAGGTCAAATATTAGTAATAATATTTTAAATTCAAATACTGATTATGGTATTCATTTACTAGGCTCCCATAATAATTCATTATTAAACAATACCCTGAATTTGAACAAATTTGGTATGTATTTATCTGATTCGGATAATTCAAATATTCGTAATAATAATATGAATTCAAATACTGATTATGGTATTCAGTTGTTAAATTCCGAAAATAATTCGATTATAAAAAATATATTTAATAATACGAATAATATACATATAGTTTCGAGTATTTTAAATAACTTAAATACAACAAAAGCAAACGGTGGGGGAAACTTATGGTTTAAACCTGA
Coding sequences:
- a CDS encoding right-handed parallel beta-helix repeat-containing protein, which encodes MSKNYKIIFFILLTITMLAVNTAYADNAITTPTTINMPGKYYLDNNITVSGGHIINIVCDNVSIDGKGFTIKDSDSVSVLDYGIYVSNVKNTTIKNFNISNIGYGVRIEGSEDTTLINNTISSNYRNVRIVSSKNSTLINNTVNLGTNGGISIEDSPNTSIIDNNVISNSDWGISISGTSDDLNILNNNVSSNGYGIKLQNLHNANITNNTILLNQNPGIDLYRVYNLNITDNTINLNKDSGIVIAEITNISIIKNTINSNTVDGIHMYQVIDTIIIADNTINLNKDNGIYLQSLDRSNISNNILNSNTDYGIHLLGSHNNSLLNNTLNLNKFGMYLSDSDNSNIRNNNMNSNTDYGIQLLNSENNSIIKNIFNNTNNIHIVSSILNNLNTTKANGGGNLWFKPDGTGWSETHNDINGDGFCDEIYNISLGNVDYLPLVFDTQGPIL